Below is a genomic region from Leptolyngbyaceae cyanobacterium.
TGCGTGCCTCCTCCTCGAAGCCGCACTTCCTGTAGAACGCCCGCGTGCGATCGAACTCCGGCATCCCGGAAGTTTCCACCAGCAGCACGCGCCCCCTGCGTGTCCTCAATGCCTGCTCTACGTAGCGTAGCAGTTTCGTACCGCGTCCTTGCCTTTGGCGATCGGGGTGAATCGCAATTAATTGCAGATTCCAAGTCCTGTCTGTCATCCGTTCCGGCTCACAGTAGGCAACTCCCACTGGCCCGTTGTCATCATCAGTGATCCAGAAGGCTTCTGTGTTGCTGTTTGCTTCCAAAGAATCGGTCAACATTTGGCGCAACAACTCTAGCGCACTCGGCGGGAAAAGCCCAGTTGCCTCAGCTAGGGCGATCAGAGCAGTGGTGTCATCGGGCGTAGTCGATCGAATCATGGTCAATAGCAACAAGGGTCAGTAAACCACATCAATCGTACTACAAAACACTACAAAATAGAGGTAGTTTGGCTCTGAATATAGTGTTAAAACACTAGATGCAGTCATAACGTACTCAAGTCTAGAAATATTACCCGAACTTCCAAACCAGTTGCCGTCCACACAGCCGCACTTTCCAAAACTCCGGGAGAAAGAATGCCTGAACTCATTAGAAAAAGATGAACTTTTATGATTAGCTTGTCAATCAATTGTTCAGCTTCAACACCTACTGCTAGAACACAACTTGGATAATGTGATCTCCCCTATCTGTAGGGGAACCAAGCTTTGGTACACCATGTCCTTTTAAAGTTAAATAATCACCACTATTTGTTCCAGGAGGAATCATAAGTTTCGCCTCTCCATCGATTGTATTTACAGTAACTTCTCCACCTCGCTCAGCTTCTTCTGTTGTAATCCTTATTTCTGAAATGACATTAGTACCATCACGTTTAAATTCCCCACTTTCTAATGGCACCAGAAGATAGATATACAGATCTCCAGGACTGCCGCCATATTGGCTAGCATCTCCTTCTCCAGGTATACGCAAACGTGTTCCAGAATCAACCCCAGCGGGAACGGTCACTGTTAGTGTTTTTATCGCTGATATCACATCACCATTAGGTCTAGCTTCTAAATGCTCAACTCTTATTGTTTTATTACATCCGAAAATTACTTCATAGAAATCTAGAGCCAGATCGAGTCGCAAATCATCACCTCTAGCGTTAATAGGGAAGCGTTTATAAATTGTTTTAATCCACCAATTTTTTGTATAATTTTTTCCCTGCCAAAAACCTTTACAAGTTGCAATTATCATTAGAACATAATAAGCCAATAGGAGAGGAATAATATAAAGCATCGTGATGTTCGCACAGCCTGTTGAATACGATTCACAAAGTAAACTTAATCCCCTCCAAAAACTAAGTTCAGGACTGTTTATGAACCATACTACTGTCAGAAAAATACTGGTGTTGATGACTAGACATAGTAAGAGTATGCCAAAATTACTAACGACATAAAGAGGCCATGTGAGCAACAAAGTTATGAATACAAGTGCATACATCCAAGGGTAAACTGGAAAAAACATACTTGTTTTACCTCCAGAGAAAAACTAGCTTGATTCTACCCTTTATACCGCTTGGAACAGCCATTGCTTCGTGCCTCGCTTCTCGGCTTGCAGTAGTTAAGGGAAAATGTGGGAACTCGATTGGTATTATGGCTATAACTGCGATCGCATAAAACCATAACCTT
It encodes:
- a CDS encoding GNAT family N-acetyltransferase, coding for MLTDSLEANSNTEAFWITDDDNGPVGVAYCEPERMTDRTWNLQLIAIHPDRQRQGRGTKLLRYVEQALRTRRGRVLLVETSGMPEFDRTRAFYRKCGFEEEARIRDFYAAGDDKVVFRKVLNAN
- a CDS encoding DnaJ C-terminal domain-containing protein; translated protein: MLYIIPLLLAYYVLMIIATCKGFWQGKNYTKNWWIKTIYKRFPINARGDDLRLDLALDFYEVIFGCNKTIRVEHLEARPNGDVISAIKTLTVTVPAGVDSGTRLRIPGEGDASQYGGSPGDLYIYLLVPLESGEFKRDGTNVISEIRITTEEAERGGEVTVNTIDGEAKLMIPPGTNSGDYLTLKGHGVPKLGSPTDRGDHIIQVVF